From Medicago truncatula cultivar Jemalong A17 chromosome 7, MtrunA17r5.0-ANR, whole genome shotgun sequence, a single genomic window includes:
- the LOC25499192 gene encoding histone acetyltransferase GCN5, producing MESHGGGPLRSRSSQSASPSHSASASATSSIHKRKLVSEDHAPPFAPSSLSADTRDGALTSNDDLESISARGNDSDSDDDSEDAVVDDDEDEYDNDNGSSMRNFTAARLNNAPSAPRNTKIKTENSTVKIEQSDGAKDAGPPVTGAGAGGGSVPGIVVKEDATKIFTENLQTSGAYSAREESLKKEEETGKLKFTCLSNDGVDQHMVWLIGLKNIFARQLPNMPKEYIVRLVMDRSHKSVMVIRRNHVVGGITYRPYASQRFGEIAFCAITADEQVKGYGTRLMNHLKQYARDVDGLTHFLTYADNNAVGYFIKQGFTKEIHLEKDRWHGYIKDYDGGILMECKIDPKLPYTDLSTMIRRQRQAIDEKIRELSNCQVVHEGLNFYKNEAGIPMKIIKDIPGLGGDVGWSPDQWGHSRFRTLGGSTDIATNLKHLTAFMRTLLKTMHDHADAWPFKEPVDELDVPDYYQIIKDPIDLKTMSKRVESELYYVTFEMFVEDVKRMFSNARTYNSPETIYYKCATRLEAHFQSKVHSILQSGNKVQ from the exons ATGGAATCACACGGCGGAGGACCACTCCGTTCCCGGAGTTCCCAATCCGCTTCTCCATCCCACTCCGCCTCCGCTTCCGCCACCTCATCCATCCACAAACGCAAACTCGTCTCCGAAGATCACGCGCCACCGTTCGCGCCTTCTTCCTTATCCGCCGACACACGCGACGGCGCCTTAACATCCAATGACGACCTCGAAAGCATCTCCGCTCGCGGCAACGACTCTGATTCCGACGACGACTCCGAAGACGCAGTTGTCGACGACGACGAAGACGAGTACGATAATGACAACGGTTCCTCCATGCGGAATTTCACTGCTGCTAGGCTTAACAATGCTCCTTCCGCTCCTCGCAATACGAAGATCAAAACTGAAAATTCAACGGTTAAGATTGAACAATCTGATGGAGCTAAAGATGCTGGACCTCCTGTCACCGGTGCCGGTGCCGGCGGTGGTTCTGTTCCCGGCATTGTGGTTAAGGAGGACGCGACGAAGATATTCACTGAAAATTTGCAGACTAGTGGTGCTTATAGTGCCAGGGAAGAGAGTCTCAAGAAAGAG GAAGAAACTGGAAAGCTCAAATTTACATGTCTGTCAAATGATGGAGTTGACCAGCATATGGTTTG GTTGATAGGATTGAAGAATATATTTGCTAGACAACTTCCCAATATGCCCAAGGAGTACATTGTCCGGCTTGTTATGGATAG GAGCCATAAGTCTGTAATGGTTATAAGGCGTAATCACGTTGTTGGAGGCATTACATATCGTCCATATGCAAG CCAGAGGTTTGGTGAGATAGCCTTTTGTGCAATTACGGCTGATGAGCAAGTAAAAGGGTATGGTACCAGATTGATGAATCACTTAAAACAGTATGCTCGTGATGTAGATGGGCTGACACATTTTCTCACATATGCTGACAATAATGCTGTTGGATATTTCATCAAACAG GGATTTACTAAAGAGATTCACTTGGAGAAAGATCGATGGCATGG TTACATAAAGGATTATGATGGGGGAATTCTCATGGAATGTAAGATTGATCCAAAGCTTCCCTACACTGATTTATCAACTATGATCCGTCGTCAAAGACAG GCAATAGATGAAAAGATTAGAGAATTGTCTAATTGTCAAGTTGTTCATGAAGGACTCAATTTTTATAAG AATGAAGCTGGTATTCCTATGAAAATTATTAAAGACATCCCTGGTTTAGGTG GAGATGTTGGATGGAGTCCTGATCAGTGGGGTCATTCGCGGTTCAGAACCTTAGGTGGTTCTACCGACATTGCTACAAATCTAAAACATTTAACTGCGTTTATGCGTACACTTCTGAAG ACGATGCATGATCACGCTGATGCTTGGCCATTCAAGGAACCTGTTGATGAACTAGATGTTCCTGATtattatcaaatcatcaaagaTCCAATAG ATCTGAAGACAATGAGTAAAAGGGTGGAGTCAGAGCTATATTATGTCACATTTGAGATGTTTGTTGAGGATGTCAAAAGAATGTTTTCGAATGCACGGACCTATAATTCTCCAGAAACAATATATTACAAATGTGCTACAAG GCTAGAAGCACACTTTCAAAGCAAAGTGCATTCGATTCTCCAGTCCGGCAACAAAGTTCAGTAG
- the LOC25499194 gene encoding ATP-dependent zinc metalloprotease FTSH 3, mitochondrial, translating into MGNDKKKTNRKKKQSQTQKMKEGSFQEALMKQFQEFRTPLSVAMAMILIMGITLSILYFDAGKQQQQISFQEFVNKLLEPGLVDHIVVSDKNVAQIYVMNSPRNQTETNSPHNQTETNSPRNQTETNSPRNQTETDGEETHPAKGYGGQYKYYFNIGNVFAFEEKLERAQIALGIDHHDYVPVTYSSEIGWHLEFMTFIQHLLPLAFLIYMVAGGKGPFGVFNIGKPHFTKVDKDAKNKVYFKDVAGCDEAKQEIMEFVHFLKSPKKYQELGAKIPKGALLVGPPGTGKTLLAKATAGESGVPFLSISGSDFLELFVGVGSSRVRNLFKEARKCAPSIVFIDEIDAIGRARGSRGGDRANDERESTLNQLLVEMDGFGTTAGVVVLAGTNRPDVLDKALLRPGRFDRQITIDKPDIKGRDQIFQIYLKGIKLDHEPSYYSHKLASLTPGFAGADIANVCNEAALIAARTEEAHVTHDHFEAAIDRIIGGLEKKNRVISKLQRRTVAYHEAGHAVAGWFLEHTDPLLKVTIVPRGTSALGFAQYVPNENLLMTKEQLFDRTCMTLGGRAAEQVLIGTISTGAQDDLEKVTKMTYAQVAVYGFSEKVGLLSFPQKEDSLEMSKPYSNKTGAIIDNEVREWVDKAYERTVQLIEKQKEKVAQLAELLLEKEVLHQDDLLPILGVRPFKSTESPITIEPEVVPHS; encoded by the exons ATGGgaaatgataagaaaaaaacGAATCGAAAGAAGAAACAAAGTCAAACACAGAAGATGAAGGAAGGAAGCTTTCAAGAAGCATTGATGAAACAATTTCAAGAATTTCGCACCCCATTGTCGGTGGCGATGGCGATGATACTGATAATGGGGATAACTCTTTCTATCTTATATTTTGATGCTGGGAAGCAGCAGCAGCAGATTAGCTTTCAGGAGTTTGTGAATAAGCTTTTGGAACCAGGATTGGTAGATCATATTGTTGTCTCTGACAAAAATGTTGCCCAGATATATGTTATGAACTCTCCTCGTAATCAAACAGAAACGAACTCTCCTCATAATCAAACAGAAACGAACTCTCCTCGTAATCAAACAGAAACGAACTCTCCTCGTAATCAAACAGAAACAGACGGTGAAGAAACCCATCCTGCGAAGGGATATGGTGggcaatataaatattatttcaatattGGGAATGTCTTTGCTTTTGAGGAGAAATTAGAGAGAGCTCAAATAGCACTGGGCATTGACCATCATGATTATGTACCTGTTACCTATTCTTCTGAAATTGGCTGGCACCTGGAGTTCATGACATTCATTCAACACCTGTTGCCTTTGGCGTTTCTAATCTATATGGTTGCCGGTGGTAAGGGTCCTTTTGGAGTCTTTAACATCGGAAAACCACATTTTACTAAAGTAGACAAAGATGCCAAAAACAAG GTATATTTTAAAGATGTTGCTGGCTGTGATGAggcaaaacaagaaattatgGAGTTTGTGCACTTCCTCAAGAGTCCTAAGAAATACCAAGAGCTTGGTGCCAAAATTCCAAAAGGTGCTCTTCTGGTGGGTCCTCCAGGCACAGGAAAGACCCTTTTAGCAAAAGCAACTGCAGGGGAATCTGGTGTGCCATTTCTCTCTATATCCGGTTCTGATTTCCTAGAACTGTTTGTTGGTGTTGGATCATCTAGGGTGAGAAACTTGTTTAAGGAAGCAAGGAAGTGTGCTCCTAGTATAgtatttattgatgaaattGATGCAATTGGTCGGGCAAGGGGTAGTAGAGGCGGAGATCGTGCAAATGATGAACGTGAAAGTACTTTAAATCAATTGTTGGTGGAGATGGATGGTTTTGGAACCACTGCTGGAGTTGTTGTGCTGGCAGGTACAAATAGACCTGATGTATTAGACAAAGCCCTACTTAGACCGGGGCGTTTTGACCGCCAAATAACAATTGATAAACCTGACATCAAAGGTCGTGACCAGATATTTCAGATTTACTTGAAAGGGATCAAACTTGACCACGAGCCTTCATATTATTCACATAAGCTTGCATCCCTTACTCCAGGATTTGCTGGAGCGGATATTGCTAATGTTTGCAATGAAGCTGCTCTGATTGCTGCAAGGACTGAAGAAGCACACGTCACACATGATCATTTCGAGGCAGCTATTGATAGGATCATTGGTGGTTTGGAGAAGAAGAACAGGGTAATAAGTAAGCTGCAAAGACGCACTGTTGCTTACCATGAAGCAGGTCATGCTGTTGCAGGTTGGTTCTTGGAACATACTGACCCATTGTTGAAAGTAACTATTGTTCCTCGCGGAACATCGGCTCTTGGGTTTGCCCAGTATGTTCCAAATGAGAACCTTCTCATGACAAAGGAACAACTTTTCGATAGGACTTGTATGACCCTTGGTGGTCGGGCTGCCGAGCAGGTTCTCATTGGGACAATCTCTACAGGAGCACAAGATGACTTGGAGAAAGTCACCAAGATGACATATGCTCAAGTAGCCGTCTATGGTTTCAGCGAAAAAGTGGGCCTCCTCTCTTTCCCTCAAAAAGAGGACTCGTTAGAGATGTCTAAACCATACAGCAACAAAACTGGTGCAATCATTGATAATGAAGTGCGAGAATGGGTGGACAAAGCATATGAACGTACTGTGCAGCTTATAGAGAAACAGAAGGAGAAAGTAGCTCAACTTGCAGAGTTGCTTCTTGAAAAAGAAGTTCTTCACCAAGATGACTTGCTTCCAATCTTGGGTGTGCGACCCTTCAAGAGTACTGAATCACCAATTACGATAGAGCCTGAGGTTGTTCCACATAGTTGA